A stretch of Toxoplasma gondii ME49 chromosome V, whole genome shotgun sequence DNA encodes these proteins:
- a CDS encoding hypothetical protein (encoded by transcript TGME49_213290): protein MGFFEGMSVAQARVSAWLNHMQGMQKLARTVLDAGDQKAGELHEFEAKAADKLSCPLQHRVPLTELSVCDVLPPQDSAVHYPLASVCSGKTACSLTTVEPHSSGMCQSFKRGSVNLPETSKSCLREDGETAVCLISRHTDRPRPAEKRNCCHHAAGYEGVSVRQSLPVCTAQTQGALIHAVRSCGRETGSLPRTIGSSKRNTYSSDTLIVIHEGTRSPVTAEAVPTSRRTQAGSSREVQMPKHPPNTAQASPPSVEEKALAFAKTSAGVQASLRTYPHFVPDSPSAREITGSIKRREAERNVDNAEEPDPWQARCSVDKREPGKLLADSSSYTRGGRKCRAVSAEPDSDGSRDRRRSFKDGTRDLKVPLLTAWQFFKELHELVRETGDLRDYICETYGVARVHKYSQSVLKQQRGETVPVSVCDGVDCSLSDDSLSTITKSSLRSMTSHVSSSLSISALQAATRGVTANVSSSFCQLRLPTMESRNVKQTNLRQSARREQRDLLDMLQTHILSQIYESEIHDAQDIFEASPSSNGFSDSLSFLEDVVDVLMHCPSDEEA from the coding sequence ATGGGATTTTTCGAAGGCATGTCAGTGGCTCAGGCCCGAGTTTCAGCCTGGCTAAATCATATGCAGGGGATGCAGAAACTAGCACGAACTGTCCTGGATGCAGGGGATCAAAAAGCCGGGGAACTTCATGAATTCGAAGCGAAAGCAGCAGACAAACTTTCTTGCCCACTTCAACACCGCGTGCCTTTGACCGAGTTGTCAGTTTGCGACGTCCTACCACCGCAGGATTCCGCGGTTCACTACCCTCTGGCGAGCGTGTGCTCCGGAAAAACTGCCTGTAGCCTGACAACGGTGGAACCGCACAGCTCTGGCATGTGCCAGAGTTTCAAAAGAGGTTCCGTGAACCTGCCAGAAACTTCCAAAAGTTGTctcagagaagacggcgagactGCTGTGTGTCTCATATCCCGGCACACTGACCGCCCTCGTCCTGCTGAGAAAAGGAACTGCTGTCATCATGCAGCTGGTTATGAAGGTGTCTCAGTTCGACAGAGTCTACCAGTTTGTACAGCACAGACACAGGGGGCGTTGATTCATGCAGTACGCTCATGCGGGAGAGAAACTGGGTCACTCCCACGAACAATTGGATCTTCTAAAAGGAACACTTATTCCAGTGACACGCTGATTGTAATCCACGAGGGCACAAGGAGTCCGGTGACTGCAGAAGCGGTACCCACATCCCGCCGAACCCAAGCCGGTTCCTCACGCGAGGTGCAAATGCCGAAACACCCGCCAAACACCGCGCAAGCATCTCCACCATCAGTTGAAGAAAAGGCTCTGGCATTCGCGAAAACGTCTGCTGGAGTTCAAGCATCCCTGCGAACATACCCTCATTTTGTACCAGACAGCCCCAGTGCGAGGGAAATCACCGGCAGCATCAAGCgtagagaagccgagaggaaTGTGGATAATGCGGAGGAACCGGACCCGTGGCAGGCGCGGTGTAGCGTTGACAAGCGGGAACCTGGCAAATTGCTAGCAGATTCCTCGAGTTACACAAGAGGTGGACGCAAATGTCGTGCAGTGTCCGCAGAACCTGATAGTGACGGGTCCAGGGACCGGCGGAGGAGTTTCAAAGACGGGACGAGGGATTTAAAAGTCCCTCTGCTGACAGCATGGCAGTTTTTTAAGGAACTGCATGAATTGGTGCGTGAAACTGGAGACCTTCGGGACTACATCTGCGAGACCTACGGCGTGGCGCGAGTTCACAAGTACTCTCAGTCCGTCCTCAAACAACAGCGTGGTGAAACCGTTCCGGTGTCTGTCTGTGACGGGGTGGACTGCTCCCTCAGTGACGATTCCCTATCTACCATAACAAAGTCGTCTCTGCGGAGCATGACATCGCacgtgtcttcctctctttccatATCAGCCTTGCAGGCAGCTACCCGAGGGGTAACCGCTAACGTTTCGAGTAGCTTCTGCCAGTTGCGTCTACCAACAATGGAGAGCCGGAACGTCAAACAGACTAACTTGCGGCAGTCTGCCCGACGCGAACAGCGAGATTTGCTTGATATGCTTCAGACACATATCTTGAGTCAGATCTACGAAAGCGAGATTCACGACGCGCAAGACATTTTCGAAGCATCGCCTTCGTCGAATGGCTTTTCCGACAGCCTGAGCTTCTTGGAGGATGTGGTGGACGTATTGATGCATTGTCCATCTGATGAGGAAGCGTAA